One genomic region from Thermoleptolyngbya sichuanensis A183 encodes:
- a CDS encoding cation transporter yields the protein MSDCGCGDVKAANAAQRKTLGWLLAVNALMFALELVTGLLAGSTALVADSLDMFADATVYSIALYAVGRSPAAKKRAAGLSGLFQIGLALLVLADVVRRFALGSDPEPTWMVGIGLLALAANVACLLLIAKHRQGEVHMRASWIFSKNDVIANLGVIAAGFLVSMTGSRLPDLVIGLIVAAIVLRGGIAILRDQAPVEAS from the coding sequence ATGTCTGATTGCGGATGTGGTGATGTTAAGGCGGCAAATGCGGCGCAGCGCAAGACGCTGGGCTGGCTGCTGGCGGTTAATGCCTTGATGTTTGCGCTGGAGCTTGTGACGGGGCTGCTGGCAGGTTCAACCGCTTTGGTGGCAGACTCCCTCGATATGTTTGCTGATGCAACAGTCTACAGTATTGCCCTGTATGCTGTGGGGCGATCGCCCGCAGCCAAAAAAAGAGCCGCTGGCTTAAGCGGTCTGTTTCAAATAGGATTGGCGCTGTTAGTTTTAGCAGACGTGGTGCGGCGGTTTGCCCTTGGCAGCGACCCTGAGCCGACTTGGATGGTGGGCATTGGGCTATTGGCTCTGGCTGCAAACGTGGCTTGCCTGCTGCTGATTGCCAAACATCGTCAGGGAGAAGTTCACATGCGGGCAAGCTGGATCTTCTCCAAGAATGATGTGATTGCCAATTTGGGCGTAATCGCGGCGGGTTTCTTGGTCAGCATGACTGGATCGCGGTTGCCCGATTTGGTTATAGGGCTGATCGTCGCGGCGATTGTCCTGCGGGGCGGCATCGCTATTTTGCGCGATCAAGCTCCTGTTGAGGCTTCATAG